The proteins below come from a single Oncorhynchus gorbuscha isolate QuinsamMale2020 ecotype Even-year linkage group LG12, OgorEven_v1.0, whole genome shotgun sequence genomic window:
- the terf1 gene encoding telomeric repeat-binding factor 1, producing the protein MEADPSNRTLTITSTTDENVCFSDVTTVVKRWMIDFSFVSLCQFFKEGKFEEFNQTISTLETIIDGTPHLNTEQRQKRQICGFLARIMHGKHLDVSFGRDERLSPLMSAVGVWASQEETVADLTLFQHITNLLYVQSVAVCLEKGNCVMASSALKWLEEECEIPQNLGIKLSLIVSKRDTYHPFLLNFSWNRLLENIQTFLDRFLEKHPSDFLLQAASKVVKAGQETGEDSETREASYTTSQSSEHSKVNQETSVLMRPKKKLLSTRNIHPWKPESGKKPALTVMRKGVSTRLTSRRASSEATLNTNTTRKNHGRWPWDLDLALKAGVKRHGEGKWSRILQEHDFQGRTGVQLKDRWRVLKKAHKVNSS; encoded by the exons ATGGAGGCTGATCCAAGTAACAGAACATTGACAATTACAAGCACGACAGATGAAAATGTATGCTTTTCCGATGTGACAACTGTTGTTAAAAGATGGATGATCGACTTCAGCTTTGTTAGTTTGTGTCAATTCTTCAAAGAGGGCAAATTTGAAGAATTCAACCAAACGATTTCGACGCTGGAAA CGATAATTGACGGTACCCCTCATTTAAACACcgaacagagacagaaaaggcAGATATGTGGCTTCCTCGCGCGGATAATGCACGGGAAACATTTAG ACGTGTCCTTCGGCAGAGACGAGCGGTTGTCGCCTCTGATGTCGGCTGTCGGTGTCTGGGCGTCTCAGGAAGAGACTGTGGCTGATCTCACTCTGTTCCAGCACATCACCAATCTACTCTATGTTCAG AGTGTCGCTGTGTGTCTGGAGAAAGGGAACTGCGTCATGGCTTCATCAGCTCTCAAATGGCTCGAGGAAGAGTGTGAAATCCCACAG AACTTGGGAATCAAGCTGTCATTGATTGTGAGTAAGAGGGACACGTACCACCCGTTCCTGCTCAACTTCAGCTGGAACCGTCTGCTGGAGAACATACAGACCTTCCTGGATCGTTTCCTGGAGAAACACCCGTCGGACTTCCTGCTCCAG GCAGCCAGTAAGGTGGTCAAGGCAGgccaggagacaggggaggattcTGAGACTCGGGAGGCGTCATATACGACCAGCCAATCTTCTGAACACTCCAAAGT GAATCAGGAGACCAGTGTTCTTATGAG ACCCAAGAAGAAGCTGCTGTCAACAAGGAATATTCATCCCTGGAAACCAGAGTCTGGCAAGAAGCCTGCACTCACTGTTATGAGAAAAGGGG TGTCGACGAGGTTGACCTCCCGAAGAGCCTCGTCTGAGGCGACCCTGAACACCAATACAACCAGGAAGAATCATGGC AGGTGGCCGTGGGAtctggacttggcactgaaggCGGGAGTGAAGCGCCACGGGGAGGGGAAATGGTCGCGTATCCTCCAGGAACACGACTTCCAGGGTCGCACGGGGGTTCAACTCAAGGACCGTTGGAGGGTCCTCAAGAAGGCGCATAAAGTCAACTCCTCCTAA